A DNA window from candidate division KSB1 bacterium contains the following coding sequences:
- a CDS encoding transglycosylase SLT domain-containing protein, giving the protein MNLRDRLGFSAILIFTLFLFGSDALVARTNNSSSRLFPTPESLKPNVEFWKNIYAKYSERDVVIHDSYDLSIVYEVVNMDSLFRGINVSERLQWKKIERIKKGYKSILRKLSRKKKLRIESLRGKERYVASLFNGELTSKRLLKASRNIRGQNGLRERFRLGLQRSGLYLPYMKKIFQEANLPLELLAIPHVESSFNYKAYSKFGAAGIWQFTRSTGRSYMKINYEVDERLDPIRATESAALHLKRNHEKLRSWPLAVTAYNHGRNGMIRAKKKFGDNIGRIVKYYRSGSFGFASRNFYSEFLAALHITQNHRDYFGEIEFHKARDFISFNTPHYIKVSDLTSKLDISLKEFAEFNPAFRPSVINSKRRIPKDFPIRVPYRSGLDIQAVYAQIPANVKYTDQIRAKWHKVRSGENLSRIARKYRVSLGELMGANNIRNSHRIYVGQNLQIPAGRGAKQVPISIVMAETSQLAEMPDLSKTDKVSVLDVPQTFRVVKSNAYEAADKPSFAMDPVTSVSPKPKREERVIKKDKTLTLIEIKKLENQVETVEEVMAMALPNHYVELTRSMGTRVVKAPVVEVLHESFRDIALPENGQVTIEPDETLGHFADWLDVPTQTLRRVNRFSYGQAIQLGQLLWLTFQNVTPEEFHRRRLEYHQGIEEDFYGNFIVEGQTIHKVRRGESIWVLCNNTFEVPYWLLKKHNPNKALLNLAAGDEIVVPLVEARDSGAILNN; this is encoded by the coding sequence ATGAATTTGAGGGATCGATTAGGATTTTCAGCTATACTTATATTTACTTTATTTCTGTTTGGTAGTGATGCACTTGTTGCACGGACGAACAATTCTTCCTCGAGACTTTTTCCAACCCCGGAATCCCTTAAACCGAATGTCGAGTTTTGGAAAAATATCTACGCCAAATATTCGGAACGCGATGTTGTGATTCACGACTCGTACGATTTGAGCATTGTTTATGAAGTCGTAAACATGGATTCCTTGTTTCGAGGCATTAATGTTTCCGAGCGCCTGCAGTGGAAAAAGATTGAAAGAATTAAAAAGGGATATAAGTCTATTCTGCGCAAATTATCGAGAAAGAAAAAACTGAGAATTGAATCCCTGAGAGGCAAAGAAAGATATGTCGCCTCTCTGTTTAATGGAGAGTTGACCTCGAAACGGCTCCTTAAAGCGTCCAGAAACATCCGCGGTCAAAACGGGTTAAGAGAGCGATTCAGGCTTGGGTTACAACGCTCAGGCTTATATTTACCCTATATGAAAAAAATCTTTCAGGAAGCCAACTTACCTCTCGAGCTTTTGGCGATTCCGCACGTAGAATCCTCATTTAATTATAAAGCTTACTCAAAATTCGGCGCGGCGGGTATTTGGCAGTTTACTCGTTCTACCGGGCGCAGTTACATGAAAATTAATTACGAAGTCGACGAGCGTCTCGATCCCATTCGTGCCACGGAATCCGCAGCCTTGCATCTTAAACGGAATCACGAAAAACTCCGTTCGTGGCCCCTGGCGGTCACGGCTTACAATCATGGGCGGAATGGCATGATTAGAGCGAAGAAAAAATTTGGCGATAACATCGGTAGAATCGTTAAATACTACCGAAGCGGGAGTTTCGGGTTTGCTTCCCGGAATTTCTACTCTGAATTTTTAGCAGCGCTGCACATCACCCAAAATCACCGGGATTATTTTGGTGAAATTGAGTTTCATAAAGCAAGAGATTTCATTTCTTTTAACACGCCGCATTATATTAAAGTGAGCGATTTAACTAGTAAATTAGACATCTCTCTTAAAGAATTTGCCGAGTTTAATCCTGCTTTTCGCCCTTCAGTTATCAATTCAAAAAGACGGATTCCGAAGGATTTTCCAATTCGAGTCCCCTATCGGTCAGGCCTGGATATCCAGGCAGTTTATGCTCAGATCCCCGCGAATGTTAAGTATACCGATCAAATTCGGGCGAAATGGCACAAAGTACGGTCGGGTGAAAACCTGAGCAGGATTGCCCGTAAATACAGGGTTTCTTTGGGCGAGCTAATGGGTGCAAATAATATTCGCAATTCACATCGTATTTATGTCGGACAAAATTTGCAAATTCCGGCCGGCCGCGGTGCAAAGCAGGTCCCCATTTCTATTGTCATGGCTGAAACGTCTCAATTGGCCGAAATGCCTGATTTAAGTAAAACCGATAAAGTCTCGGTCCTTGATGTGCCGCAAACGTTTCGAGTGGTGAAATCAAATGCCTATGAAGCGGCAGACAAACCTTCTTTTGCAATGGACCCGGTAACGAGTGTTTCCCCAAAACCGAAGCGCGAGGAAAGAGTCATTAAAAAAGACAAAACGCTGACTCTGATTGAGATTAAGAAGTTAGAAAATCAAGTTGAGACGGTTGAAGAAGTTATGGCGATGGCCCTGCCCAACCACTATGTTGAGCTGACCAGGTCGATGGGGACGAGAGTTGTCAAAGCTCCTGTGGTTGAAGTACTTCATGAATCTTTCCGAGACATAGCGCTTCCCGAGAATGGTCAGGTAACCATAGAACCGGATGAAACTCTCGGACATTTTGCAGATTGGCTGGATGTACCGACTCAAACATTGCGAAGAGTCAACAGATTTTCATACGGGCAAGCCATCCAATTGGGCCAGCTGCTCTGGCTGACATTTCAAAATGTGACGCCGGAAGAGTTTCACCGCCGCCGGCTTGAATATCACCAGGGCATCGAAGAAGATTTCTACGGTAATTTTATTGTAGAGGGTCAAACAATTCATAAAGTCAGACGTGGAGAGTCGATTTGGGTGCTTTGCAACAACACTTTTGAAGTACCCTACTGGCTGCTGAAAAAACATAATCCGAATAAAGCTTTGCTGAATCTTGCAGCCGGTGACGAAATCGTCGTTCCCCTCGTCGAGGCCAGAGATTCAGGTGCTATCCTGAACAATTGA
- a CDS encoding MotA/TolQ/ExbB proton channel family protein: MTFIAVLTQVSEPIVQQAPLTPSALDLVLNAGIVAKIVLGLLAIFSIISWGIILDKLRVFRRVGKETDDFMRLFQLRKGVKEILQASRQYPKNPFATVFKEAYWLFNKSEDPASNPSLAGGMDLLREQKTKAEHTSDDLVRLFDSVASREVLGLEKNLVFLATTGSVSPFFGLFGTIWGVMNAFLAIGFTGSADLSVVAPGIAEALITTLAGLGAAIPAVMGYNYFVNKLKRISSELEIFYSNLIEAFSKKETHEVR, from the coding sequence ATGACATTTATTGCAGTCTTAACGCAAGTTAGCGAGCCAATTGTGCAGCAAGCACCCCTTACTCCTAGCGCTTTGGATCTTGTACTCAATGCCGGCATCGTTGCCAAAATTGTCCTGGGATTACTTGCCATATTTTCCATTATTTCCTGGGGAATTATTTTGGATAAATTGCGGGTTTTTAGACGGGTTGGTAAAGAAACAGATGATTTTATGCGATTGTTCCAATTGCGCAAAGGCGTCAAAGAAATTCTGCAGGCGAGCAGGCAGTATCCCAAAAATCCATTTGCAACCGTTTTCAAGGAAGCTTACTGGCTTTTTAACAAAAGCGAAGACCCTGCCTCAAATCCATCTTTAGCAGGGGGTATGGATTTGCTGCGGGAGCAGAAAACAAAGGCCGAGCACACATCTGATGATCTCGTACGTTTGTTTGATTCCGTAGCCAGCCGTGAAGTTTTAGGTCTTGAAAAAAATTTGGTTTTTCTGGCAACAACAGGCAGCGTCAGTCCATTTTTTGGTTTATTTGGCACGATTTGGGGGGTCATGAACGCGTTTCTTGCGATTGGATTTACGGGTTCTGCCGATCTAAGTGTGGTGGCCCCAGGAATTGCCGAAGCACTTATTACAACCCTTGCCGGTTTAGGGGCAGCGATTCCTGCGGTTATGGGTTATAATTATTTTGTTAACAAACTCAAGCGCATCAGCTCGGAATTGGAAATATTTTATTCAAATTTAATCGAAGCTTTTTCGAAAAAGGAAACTCATGAAGTCCGGTAA
- a CDS encoding VOC family protein, with amino-acid sequence MSLVNQILETCLYASDIKKAAAFYQVLFDLEPYAVEDNRYVFFRIGECMLLLFNPTETEKGGSVPAHGAIGQGHIAFTIEHRSLNFWRNRLNDQKIEIEQEYNWPSGGKSIYFRDPFMNSVELATSDTWV; translated from the coding sequence ATGTCTTTAGTCAATCAAATCCTTGAAACCTGTCTTTATGCCTCTGATATTAAAAAAGCCGCAGCATTCTACCAGGTGCTTTTCGATTTAGAACCTTATGCAGTAGAAGATAACCGTTACGTTTTTTTTAGAATTGGAGAATGCATGCTCCTTTTGTTTAATCCGACTGAAACGGAAAAGGGTGGCTCGGTACCTGCTCACGGTGCAATCGGTCAGGGTCATATTGCTTTCACAATTGAACATCGGAGCCTTAACTTTTGGAGAAATCGATTGAACGATCAGAAAATCGAAATTGAACAGGAATACAATTGGCCTTCCGGGGGAAAGTCTATTTATTTTCGCGACCCTTTCATGAACTCAGTTGAATTGGCGACTTCGGATACATGGGTTTAA
- a CDS encoding PD40 domain-containing protein encodes MQTNISRNLKVNAISRIDGWIYFLRLLPVLAFLLISSKAYGQFGDYFGFGKNKVHYKKFDWSIIKTEHFDIYFYEEERQAALDAAEISERSYAYLSEILDYKFKKKIPLLLYASHNDFQQTNAIGSYISEGTQGITESLKGRMILPITGSYGQFIHVLTHEMVHAFQFDIMLSDGPADLVRRFNPPLWFIEGMAEYLSVGMDNITRMWMRDGVLNNTLLSIPEMTYVFDIRVYRMGQSIWYYVGERYGKEVVGRIFKTARATGDINRAYKAHTGLDLVELSKRWQDDARTRYLPKNVLLKKPGDVATPISDPCQDCQSISIVPALSPDGTDLAYIGSKDFALNMLLKDLEEEDTVHKIVRSGTSASYESLRYFNTSMNWSPDGKQFSFVSKSGKTDAIYIVDAESRKVVKKLTFDNLTGMAAPSWSPNGDRLVFSGLRGGISDLYIATSDGEDLKQITDDRYAALHPQWSPDGKQIAFTTDIGPDTKIDSLIFGGYNIALYDIATGEITLLTQTGGNHINPNWNQNGDEIIFISDMDGIPNVYSMDLETRDLYRITNFITGVAGIVTESPAVTIATETGRLAFSAFSDAGWNIYTLDEDEYEKEKIDGGIAVAVLDALEDVNDKYREYPLPDSSEFLLSGYKSKLTADLIVGGGAFATNVGFAGQTAFLFSDMLGDKNLLIQAALYGDPLESTIIATYFNQARRLQWAVSAFQFRDDFGVFTASNTAEFRSRIFRGIGLGVSRPFSPFTRVEFNSNLYFVAEDIVNFNFNTGETSQAASGTSIFTSVEAALVRDTAFWGIAAPVSGTRARFSVQQNLGDLRYSLLFADYRKYFAISLPRFSLAYRLSSGVTLGENERLFFLGGPFTFRGTDFADLALRGTRMAYQNVELRFPLLPFLPIQYDFLSGLVFFDAATAWGIQGFINGSPVTRKFSRDNILTSYGVGFRFNLGGLLVLRWDFPLKKESADGINRGTDAPGTHFSIGLDF; translated from the coding sequence ATGCAAACAAATATATCCCGGAATTTAAAAGTGAATGCCATTTCAAGGATCGATGGGTGGATTTACTTTCTCCGGTTATTGCCTGTACTTGCGTTCTTACTAATCTCGTCCAAGGCCTATGGACAATTTGGTGATTATTTTGGTTTCGGAAAAAATAAGGTTCACTACAAAAAGTTTGATTGGTCAATTATTAAGACCGAGCATTTTGATATTTATTTTTACGAAGAAGAACGGCAGGCAGCTCTGGATGCCGCTGAAATTTCTGAGCGATCTTATGCATACCTGAGCGAAATTCTCGACTATAAATTTAAGAAGAAAATTCCTCTTCTGCTCTATGCATCTCATAACGATTTTCAACAAACGAACGCTATTGGAAGTTATATTAGTGAAGGAACACAAGGTATAACCGAGTCACTAAAAGGCCGCATGATCCTGCCAATTACCGGATCCTATGGCCAATTTATTCATGTGTTGACTCACGAGATGGTTCACGCTTTTCAGTTTGATATCATGCTTTCTGATGGACCGGCTGATCTTGTCCGCCGGTTTAATCCGCCTTTGTGGTTTATCGAGGGGATGGCGGAATACCTGTCCGTGGGCATGGATAACATAACCCGAATGTGGATGCGGGATGGCGTCTTGAACAATACACTTTTATCTATTCCTGAAATGACCTATGTTTTCGATATTCGGGTCTACCGGATGGGACAGTCCATTTGGTATTATGTGGGTGAGCGGTACGGTAAGGAAGTTGTCGGACGAATTTTTAAAACGGCGCGTGCAACCGGTGACATAAATCGAGCTTATAAAGCTCATACCGGACTCGACCTGGTCGAATTATCAAAACGCTGGCAAGACGATGCCCGGACCCGCTACTTGCCGAAGAATGTACTTCTGAAAAAGCCGGGGGATGTCGCCACACCAATTTCAGACCCCTGTCAGGATTGTCAAAGCATCAGCATTGTTCCGGCCCTTTCTCCCGACGGAACCGATCTGGCTTACATTGGCTCCAAGGACTTCGCATTAAATATGCTGCTCAAAGATTTGGAAGAAGAGGATACAGTCCATAAAATCGTACGCAGCGGAACCAGCGCAAGTTATGAATCATTGAGGTATTTTAATACCTCGATGAATTGGTCTCCTGATGGCAAACAATTTTCCTTTGTCTCAAAATCGGGCAAGACCGATGCAATTTATATCGTCGATGCAGAAAGTAGAAAAGTAGTCAAAAAATTAACTTTTGATAACTTAACGGGCATGGCCGCGCCCAGTTGGTCTCCGAATGGCGATCGGCTGGTTTTTTCGGGACTTCGCGGCGGTATTTCAGATCTTTATATAGCAACAAGTGATGGAGAGGACCTGAAGCAGATAACCGATGATAGATATGCGGCCCTGCACCCGCAATGGTCTCCTGACGGGAAACAAATTGCCTTCACGACGGATATCGGCCCCGATACAAAAATAGACAGCTTGATTTTTGGTGGGTATAATATTGCTCTCTATGATATTGCAACCGGTGAGATTACCCTTTTGACGCAAACGGGTGGCAATCACATCAACCCCAATTGGAATCAAAATGGCGACGAAATAATCTTTATTTCCGATATGGACGGCATTCCAAATGTTTATTCAATGGACTTGGAGACGCGGGATTTATATCGCATAACGAATTTTATTACAGGCGTAGCCGGTATCGTAACTGAGAGCCCGGCCGTCACCATAGCTACCGAAACAGGACGGCTTGCTTTTAGTGCTTTTTCAGATGCAGGCTGGAATATTTATACACTTGATGAAGATGAATACGAAAAAGAGAAAATAGATGGCGGTATTGCAGTTGCAGTCCTGGATGCTTTGGAAGATGTAAATGACAAGTATAGAGAATATCCCCTGCCAGACAGTTCCGAGTTTTTACTGTCCGGTTACAAATCTAAATTAACTGCTGATCTAATTGTCGGCGGCGGAGCATTTGCAACCAATGTTGGGTTTGCCGGCCAAACCGCTTTCTTATTCAGTGACATGCTTGGTGACAAAAACCTGCTCATTCAGGCAGCTCTTTATGGCGACCCGCTGGAATCTACTATTATTGCGACCTATTTTAACCAGGCTCGCCGGCTGCAGTGGGCTGTTTCTGCGTTTCAATTCAGAGATGATTTTGGTGTATTTACTGCATCCAATACGGCTGAGTTCAGGAGTAGAATATTTCGGGGAATCGGGCTTGGTGTTTCACGGCCTTTTTCACCCTTTACTCGAGTTGAGTTTAATTCAAATCTATACTTTGTTGCGGAGGATATAGTAAACTTTAATTTTAATACAGGCGAAACCAGTCAAGCCGCTTCAGGCACATCAATTTTTACCAGCGTCGAGGCTGCCCTGGTTCGCGATACCGCATTTTGGGGAATTGCCGCGCCGGTCTCAGGAACTAGAGCGCGCTTTTCGGTACAGCAAAATCTTGGCGATTTACGATATTCCCTGCTTTTTGCTGACTACAGAAAATATTTCGCCATCAGTTTACCGAGGTTTTCGCTGGCCTACCGGTTATCTTCAGGCGTTACACTAGGGGAAAATGAGCGTCTGTTTTTCCTCGGTGGACCGTTTACATTTAGAGGAACCGATTTTGCTGACCTGGCATTACGAGGCACGAGGATGGCCTACCAGAATGTTGAGCTTAGATTTCCATTGTTGCCATTTTTACCCATACAATATGATTTTCTAAGCGGACTCGTGTTTTTTGACGCCGCCACTGCCTGGGGAATTCAGGGTTTTATCAATGGAAGCCCGGTGACTAGGAAATTCAGCAGAGACAACATTTTAACATCCTACGGAGTCGGATTCAGGTTTAATTTAGGCGGCCTCTTGGTGCTGAGATGGGACTTCCCATTAAAGAAAGAATCGGCTGATGGCATTAATAGAGGCACAGATGCGCCGGGCACGCATTTTTCAATTGGCTTGGATTTTTAG
- the groES gene encoding co-chaperone GroES produces MNIKPLGDRVLIKRLEAEEKTASNIIIPDVAKEKPQKGEVVAVGTGKVDKNGKKIPMSVKKGDKILFGKYAGDEWKSGGGEYLFLSDDEILAIL; encoded by the coding sequence ATGAACATTAAGCCATTAGGGGATCGCGTTTTAATCAAAAGATTAGAGGCGGAAGAGAAAACAGCCAGTAACATCATTATTCCTGACGTTGCAAAAGAAAAACCGCAAAAAGGCGAAGTCGTTGCAGTTGGTACCGGAAAGGTTGATAAGAACGGTAAAAAAATTCCAATGTCAGTGAAGAAAGGCGACAAAATCTTATTTGGCAAATACGCCGGCGACGAATGGAAAAGCGGCGGTGGCGAATACCTGTTTTTATCAGATGATGAAATATTAGCTATTTTATAA
- a CDS encoding insulinase family protein: MKLSTGVKKIVLNNGLTVLIKENHNAPVAAIFSYVKAGYFNESDRLAGISHLIEHMFFKGTKKRGVGQIARETKSLGGYLNASTIYDHTLYYTVLPGRNFAQGLDIQADALMNSIFDPDELQKETEVVIQEAKRKLDTPSAVATERMFELAFEKHRMRRWRIGMEDGLRAFTRDDFLSFYKNLYRPENIILVVVGDIDTNEVLVEIEKKYTDFERGRLVKEESPPEPQQSHFKYSVVKGDVQQGYLRVGFHTPEIFHEDSYALEILAFILGLGRSSRLFQVIKEEKELVHSISAYNFSLKDLGIFVIDATAKPEKLREAETAIFSEIAKLCTHLVTEEELTKSRNLLESTFVFSMESASGQASILASYEALGDFCLAETYLNRLYEVTGEDVRRVAERYLTLKNCSLLEYVPEQFQQDPVSAAEIESELRQHLFISKRSEPPEKRKPVFKPALFEIISANSGEKGIARHTLSNGLTLLIKESHQVPIVSMGVFAKGGRSREIEAISGISGLNARTLLKGTRSRTAAQIATEIASLGGGISLSNDPDYLSGTLSILSKNFDSGLDVFTDILTEPTFPEEELSKEKENTIAQILRIKDDMFRYPMQLFYAVLFQGHPYGCPAQGHEETVTAINREKLLDWHASHFLPENLVVSVVGDVDTDKIKKLLEQRLCNDNSRENPFEIPKVQNLSKIESCIENLDKNQTALVLGFSGPRYTNDDYYPLTVLQNVLSGLGGRFFEELRSRQSLAYQVSTFLVSRLYGGAFLAYIATSPQNEEQAKNGLLKEFEKLITEPISEQELKQSIQYTTGTHQIGLETCRAQMVQFAHNEMLGKGFEEVERFKAKIEKVTADNILEVARKYFDLNRYAVGMVRGKKS; this comes from the coding sequence TTGAAGCTAAGTACAGGCGTCAAAAAAATCGTCCTCAATAATGGTCTAACCGTGCTCATCAAGGAAAATCACAATGCTCCGGTTGCCGCTATTTTTTCTTACGTGAAAGCAGGCTATTTTAATGAATCGGATCGCCTGGCCGGGATCTCCCATCTCATTGAACACATGTTTTTTAAAGGTACGAAGAAGAGAGGTGTCGGGCAAATTGCCCGCGAAACCAAATCCTTAGGTGGATATTTAAACGCCAGCACAATTTACGATCACACGCTTTATTACACGGTTTTACCAGGCAGGAACTTTGCTCAGGGTCTGGATATTCAAGCGGATGCTCTTATGAATTCCATCTTCGATCCGGATGAATTGCAGAAAGAAACTGAGGTGGTTATTCAGGAAGCGAAACGAAAACTGGATACACCTTCCGCAGTTGCCACGGAAAGGATGTTCGAGCTCGCTTTTGAAAAGCATCGAATGCGGCGTTGGCGAATCGGAATGGAAGACGGGTTAAGAGCATTCACTCGAGATGATTTCCTCTCTTTTTACAAAAACTTGTACCGCCCGGAAAATATTATTTTGGTGGTTGTCGGGGACATCGACACAAATGAAGTCCTGGTTGAAATTGAAAAAAAATATACTGATTTTGAAAGAGGACGTTTGGTTAAGGAAGAATCTCCACCTGAACCACAGCAAAGTCATTTTAAGTACAGTGTTGTCAAAGGAGACGTCCAGCAAGGTTATCTGAGGGTAGGCTTTCACACACCTGAAATTTTTCACGAGGATAGTTATGCTCTTGAAATTCTTGCCTTTATTCTTGGCCTCGGTCGTAGTTCCCGGTTATTTCAGGTGATTAAAGAGGAAAAAGAGCTGGTTCATTCGATTTCTGCCTATAACTTTTCTCTCAAAGATTTGGGAATTTTTGTAATCGATGCAACAGCCAAACCGGAAAAACTACGTGAAGCAGAGACCGCAATATTTTCAGAAATCGCCAAATTATGCACCCACCTCGTTACGGAAGAGGAGTTGACCAAATCGCGGAATTTGCTGGAATCTACCTTCGTATTCAGCATGGAGTCGGCCTCGGGGCAGGCGAGTATTCTTGCAAGTTATGAGGCATTGGGCGATTTTTGTTTAGCTGAAACCTATTTGAATCGACTCTACGAAGTAACTGGGGAGGATGTTCGGCGTGTTGCTGAAAGATATTTAACTCTTAAAAATTGCAGTCTTCTGGAATATGTTCCGGAACAGTTTCAGCAGGACCCAGTAAGTGCTGCCGAAATTGAAAGTGAACTTCGGCAGCATCTTTTCATCAGCAAGAGAAGCGAACCTCCTGAAAAAAGAAAGCCTGTTTTTAAGCCGGCGCTTTTTGAAATTATTTCTGCAAATAGCGGAGAGAAGGGAATTGCCCGCCACACACTTTCAAACGGACTCACGTTGCTTATAAAAGAAAGCCATCAAGTTCCGATTGTCTCGATGGGGGTTTTTGCGAAAGGCGGCCGGTCACGAGAAATTGAAGCAATTTCCGGCATCTCCGGGTTGAACGCCCGCACACTCTTGAAGGGCACCCGGAGTCGCACAGCAGCACAAATTGCAACCGAAATCGCGAGCCTCGGCGGCGGGATTTCTTTATCTAATGATCCGGATTATCTCAGCGGGACCCTGAGCATTCTTTCCAAAAACTTTGACTCGGGGTTAGATGTTTTTACAGACATCCTTACTGAACCTACTTTTCCCGAGGAAGAATTAAGTAAAGAAAAAGAGAACACAATCGCACAAATTTTACGAATCAAAGATGACATGTTTCGATATCCCATGCAGTTGTTTTATGCTGTTCTTTTTCAAGGACATCCTTACGGATGTCCTGCACAAGGCCATGAAGAAACCGTGACAGCCATTAATCGCGAAAAACTCCTCGATTGGCACGCGAGTCACTTTTTACCGGAGAATCTCGTGGTGAGCGTTGTCGGGGATGTGGATACGGATAAAATTAAGAAATTGCTTGAACAACGTCTTTGCAATGACAATTCGAGAGAAAATCCGTTCGAGATTCCCAAAGTACAAAATCTATCTAAAATTGAATCGTGCATCGAAAACCTTGACAAAAATCAGACTGCTTTGGTTTTAGGATTTTCAGGGCCTCGATATACCAACGACGATTATTACCCGTTGACCGTACTGCAAAATGTGTTATCCGGATTGGGCGGCCGATTTTTTGAAGAACTGCGCAGCCGCCAGAGCTTAGCTTATCAGGTGTCTACTTTTTTAGTATCGAGACTATATGGCGGTGCTTTCCTGGCGTACATCGCGACTTCGCCGCAAAATGAGGAGCAGGCAAAAAACGGTTTGCTTAAAGAATTTGAGAAACTCATCACTGAGCCCATTTCCGAGCAAGAATTGAAGCAGTCGATTCAGTACACCACGGGTACTCATCAAATCGGTTTGGAAACCTGCCGCGCACAAATGGTGCAATTCGCCCATAATGAAATGCTGGGCAAAGGCTTTGAAGAAGTAGAGCGTTTTAAAGCGAAGATCGAAAAAGTGACGGCAGACAATATTTTAGAAGTGGCTCGAAAATACTTCGATTTGAATCGGTATGCAGTTGGGATGGTTCGTGGGAAAAAAAGTTAG
- a CDS encoding DUF4339 domain-containing protein, with the protein MENIFIKVEEKEYGPVTLDEFKTLAREGSVSRDDLVWSENLDDWMSAAQVDELKRFFPTNSKNGAHKCKLYAVASGKGGVGKTVLTCSIGVALSSMGSDVIIVDGDFGGANLHTCMGILEPEYTFFDFYSLQKDNLSQIVLDTPIENLRIISGACGTLGLANPKYFQKQRFIRELKHLPADAVFLDLGAGSSYNTIDFFLLADEKILVVTPEPTSIYEAFGFLKICLMRELNRVLKNFPEAMELIASDEINKPGKTHLTIGDLLQQVKKINEQAFNVFKNVLDNFSPRLILNMVKDDEDLKEGKAIQAAAMELLSIHIEYLGYISYDHEVRAAVKNVKPFLLNNPKSQASKDLSALIRVNLLGKKGVKEILEKYRWRKQVENYAKEFPERADFLQDAPICSMNCFYWGDCEYEDGGKPCRVRHLEPRLKELN; encoded by the coding sequence ATGGAAAACATTTTCATTAAAGTAGAAGAAAAAGAGTACGGCCCGGTAACTTTAGATGAATTTAAAACTCTGGCCAGAGAGGGAAGTGTATCCAGGGATGATTTGGTTTGGAGTGAAAATTTAGATGACTGGATGTCGGCCGCTCAAGTTGATGAGCTAAAAAGGTTCTTTCCCACAAATAGCAAAAACGGCGCGCATAAATGCAAACTTTATGCAGTTGCAAGTGGTAAAGGAGGGGTTGGCAAAACCGTACTAACCTGCTCAATCGGGGTGGCTCTTTCTTCAATGGGAAGCGATGTCATTATAGTGGACGGCGATTTCGGCGGCGCAAATCTTCATACCTGTATGGGAATTCTGGAACCGGAATATACGTTCTTTGATTTTTATTCGCTGCAAAAAGACAACTTGAGTCAGATTGTCTTAGACACGCCGATTGAAAACCTGCGAATAATCAGCGGGGCGTGCGGGACTCTGGGACTTGCAAACCCGAAATATTTTCAGAAACAGCGTTTTATTCGTGAACTAAAGCACCTGCCGGCAGATGCTGTTTTCCTCGATCTGGGCGCCGGTTCCTCTTACAACACTATCGATTTTTTTCTGCTCGCCGATGAGAAAATTCTGGTTGTAACACCTGAGCCGACTTCTATTTATGAAGCTTTCGGTTTTTTAAAAATCTGTTTGATGCGGGAGCTGAATCGGGTGCTTAAAAATTTTCCTGAGGCCATGGAGCTCATTGCCAGTGATGAGATTAACAAACCCGGTAAGACCCACCTTACCATCGGCGATCTGCTGCAGCAAGTCAAAAAAATCAATGAACAAGCATTTAATGTATTCAAGAACGTGTTGGATAATTTCAGCCCAAGACTTATTCTCAACATGGTTAAGGATGATGAAGATCTTAAAGAAGGCAAAGCGATTCAGGCGGCGGCAATGGAGCTTCTATCAATTCACATAGAATATTTAGGATATATTTCTTACGATCATGAGGTGAGAGCAGCGGTTAAAAATGTAAAACCGTTTCTTTTAAATAACCCAAAATCACAAGCATCTAAAGACCTTTCAGCATTAATCAGGGTCAACCTATTAGGCAAAAAAGGCGTAAAAGAAATTCTTGAAAAATACCGCTGGCGCAAACAAGTTGAAAATTATGCCAAAGAATTTCCGGAACGGGCAGATTTCTTACAAGACGCGCCGATTTGTTCAATGAATTGTTTTTACTGGGGGGACTGTGAATATGAGGATGGCGGCAAACCTTGCAGGGTTCGCCATTTAGAGCCAAGATTAAAAGAACTAAACTAA
- a CDS encoding CHAT domain-containing protein gives MFWQILMTSLVIPHVHIVLLIQINFFENWLNFGHDKAEALRQAQLNMINLLKNNPIYDFPHPYFWAAATLTGSTIEASLTFFPTNHPNCIPIQIEVFSSHF, from the coding sequence ATGTTTTGGCAGATTTTGATGACAAGCCTGGTGATTCCGCATGTCCATATAGTCCTTTTGATCCAGATTAATTTTTTTGAAAACTGGTTGAATTTCGGACATGATAAAGCCGAAGCATTGCGTCAGGCCCAACTCAATATGATCAACCTGTTGAAAAATAATCCAATTTACGATTTCCCACATCCTTATTTTTGGGCAGCCGCAACGCTTACGGGCTCTACTATTGAAGCAAGCCTAACTTTTTTTCCCACGAACCATCCCAACTGCATACCGATTCAAATCGAAGTATTTTCGAGCCACTTCTAA